In Synechococcales cyanobacterium T60_A2020_003, a single genomic region encodes these proteins:
- a CDS encoding site-2 protease family protein, translated as MKSGWRVGSIFGIPLMLDPSWFFILIAVTYVYGVTWQDLEWGQNIAWIAGFVMALALFGSVLLHELGHSVVALSQGIRVNSITLFLFGGIASIDRESKTPGQAFQVAIAGPAVSFSLFVILFLLQNVVRWSDPLTTIVQDLANINLVLALFNMIPGLPLDGGQVLKAAIWKATGDRFRGVRWAAKVGQTLGWMAIIIGVVLFFRFGAFDALWIALLGWFGVRNANAYSSLTNVQEALLTIKAADAMTRDFRVVDAAWTLREFAEHHLIHEAPPTTYYAASNGRYRGMVSVDVLRETDRNLWDSRTLNDIAEPLDNLPSILETASLAEVVRDLDEKNTKHLTVLSPAGAVSGVIDRGDVVQAIAEKMRVLIPKRMIQQIKEEGTYPAGLPLDAIAKSALD; from the coding sequence ATGAAATCAGGTTGGCGTGTTGGATCTATATTTGGCATTCCGCTAATGCTCGATCCATCCTGGTTTTTCATCTTAATAGCGGTGACCTATGTATACGGGGTAACCTGGCAAGACCTGGAGTGGGGGCAAAACATCGCCTGGATCGCTGGATTTGTCATGGCCCTCGCCCTCTTTGGGTCGGTACTCCTTCATGAACTGGGGCATAGCGTCGTTGCCCTATCCCAAGGTATTCGGGTCAACTCCATTACCCTATTCCTATTTGGCGGCATTGCCTCCATTGATCGAGAATCCAAAACACCGGGACAAGCGTTTCAGGTGGCGATCGCAGGCCCTGCGGTCAGTTTCAGCCTATTTGTGATTCTCTTCCTGCTGCAAAACGTGGTGCGCTGGTCAGACCCGTTGACCACCATCGTGCAAGACTTAGCCAATATCAACTTGGTGCTGGCTCTATTTAATATGATTCCTGGTCTGCCCCTAGACGGTGGCCAAGTGCTCAAAGCGGCCATTTGGAAAGCAACGGGCGATCGCTTCAGAGGGGTGCGCTGGGCGGCGAAGGTGGGGCAAACCCTCGGCTGGATGGCGATCATTATCGGTGTGGTTCTATTTTTCCGCTTTGGCGCATTCGATGCCCTGTGGATTGCCCTCTTAGGTTGGTTCGGGGTGCGGAACGCCAACGCCTACAGTAGCCTTACCAACGTTCAGGAAGCCCTGCTCACCATCAAAGCCGCTGATGCCATGACCCGTGACTTTCGCGTGGTAGACGCCGCTTGGACGCTGCGCGAGTTTGCGGAACACCACCTCATCCATGAAGCGCCACCGACGACCTACTATGCAGCCTCCAACGGTCGTTATCGAGGAATGGTGTCTGTTGATGTGTTGCGGGAAACCGATCGCAACCTGTGGGATAGCCGCACCCTCAACGATATTGCTGAGCCGTTAGACAACCTTCCCTCGATTCTCGAAACGGCATCCCTAGCCGAGGTTGTGCGCGATCTGGACGAGAAAAATACAAAACACCTAACGGTGCTGTCGCCTGCAGGTGCGGTATCCGGTGTGATCGATCGCGGCGATGTGGTGCAGGCGATCGCCGAAAAGATGCGGGTGTTGATTCCGAAACGCATGATTCAGCAGATTAAAGAAGAGGGCACCTATCCCGCCGGACTCCCCCTAGATGCGATCGCCAAGTCGGCACTGGATTAG